The genomic interval TGGGGTCTCCCGCTCGCCGCCTCGCGGGTCGTGGACGGCCGCCGCATCCAGGACTTCTCGAACGGTCAGGCCGTGCGCGAGGACGGCGAGGAGACGTTCACCCGCTCCTGAGCCGAGCGCAGGGGCGCCGGGGCGACCCGGGGCCGGGTCCAGGCGCAGGCCCGGGCCCGGCCCCGGTACATCAGGCCCACGCGTAGGAGGACTGCGTGCCCTGGCGGGTGACCGAGTCCGCCGCGTAGGCGGTGCCGGCGCGGATCGCCTCGGCGACGTCACGGGTGCGCACCCACTGCGTCGCGAAGCAGCCGATGAACGCGTCGCCGGCGCCCGTCGTGTCCACGGCCCGCACCGCGGGGGCGGCGATGAGCTCGCGACCGCCCTCGTGGATCCACAGGGCGCCGCGCGCACCGAGGGTGACGATGACGTTGCGGATGCCCGCGGCGAGCAGGACCTCGGCGGCGCGCTGGATGTCCTCGATCCCGTCGACCGGCATCCCGGTGAGCAGCTCGAGCTCCGACTCGTTGGGCACCAGGAACTCGACCCCGGTGATGCGGGAGAGGTCCAGGTCGGGGGAGGCGGGAGCGGGGTTCAGCAGCACGGGGATGTCGAGCTCGGCCCCCAGCGCCATCGCGGCCGCGACCGTCTCCAGCGGGATCTCCAGCTGGAGGACGATGAGCTCGCAGCGCGCGATCGCGTCCCGCGCCTCCTCGACGTCCTGCGGGGTGAGCAGGGCGTTCGCCCCCTTGATGATGAGGATCGAGTTGCGCGACTCGGGGTCCACGAAGATCGGGGCGACCCCGGAGGAGGCCCGTGTGCGCAGCACGTGCTCGGTGCCGATGCGGTTGTCCTCGAAGTTCTTCAGCGTGGTCTCGGCGAAGACGTCATCGCCCACGCGCGTGACCATCACGACCTCGGACCCCAGCCGCGCCGCGGCCACCGCCTGGTTCGCGCCCTTGCCGCCGCAGCCCATGCGGAAGTCCGGCGCCTCGACCGTCTCGCCCTCGCCGGGCATCCGGTGGATGTAGGAGATGAGGTCGACCATGTTCGAGCCGACGACGGCGATCCTCGTCGCGTGCGCCATCTCAGATCTCCTCGCCGGTCGTCGTCCGTCGGCCGCGCCGACGCAGGATCAGGAAGTACACGAGCACCGCGGCGAAGCAGAACAGGTTCACGATGAAGCTGAAGCGCATCGAGCCCGTGGTGTCGGAGATCAGCCCCTGCACGGCGGGGATCACGGCGCCGCCGATGATCGACATGACGATGATCGCGCCGCCGGTCTCGGTGAAGCGCTTGTCCTCGATGACGTCGAGGTTGCGGGCGAAGATCGTCGCCCAGCACGGGCCCAGCAGCGCGGAGGCGACGATCGCCGCGTACACCGAGGTGAAGTTCGGGGCCGCGACCACGTACAGGATGGTCGCCATGCCGAGCGCCGAGTAGATGATGAGCACGAGGTCCTCGTCGAAGCGCGTCATCAGCAGGTTCGCGACGAACTTGCCGACGAAGAAGGCGATGAACGCGGCGATCAGGTACGAGGCGGCCGCGCGCTCGTTGAGGGAGTCGTCGAGCACCAGGGCCAGTCGGATGGTGAAGGACCACAGGGCGGTCTGCATGCCCACGTACAGGAACTGGGTCACGATGCCCGCGCAGAAGATCCGGTTGCGCAGAAGGTAGGCGAGGGTCTCGCCGATCGAGGCCTTCTGCTCGGTCGCGTCCTCGCGCAGCGGCTTGGAGTGCGGGTACTGGGTGATGGCGATGAGCGCCACGAGCACGAGCAGCAGCACGAGGATCACCTTGTACGGCTCGAGCGTGCGGCCGAGCGCCTCCGAGGTGATCGCGAGGCGCTCGGACTCCGAGGAGGCGCTGGCGACGCGCTCGTGCAGGGCGTCCCCGTCGGTGAAGACGAGGAACTTGCCCAGCAGCGCGCCGCCCAGGAAGCCGAAGGCGGTGAAGGTCTGGGAGATGTTCAGCCGCAGCGTCGCGCGGCGCCGGGGACCGATCATCGAGGAATAGGTGTTCGCCGAGGTCTCGAGGAACGACAGTCCGATGGCGATCGCGAACAGCGAGCACAGGAACACCGAGTACGTCGCGACCTGCGAGGCGGGGAAGAACAGCACGCAGCCCAGCACGTAGACGCTGAGCCCGACCAGCAGACCCGTCTTGTAGCTGGTGCGGCGGATGACCCGGCTGGCGGGGATCGCGACCAGGAAGTAGCCGCCGTAGAACGCCGACTGCACGAAGGCGGAGGCGAAGTCCGAGAGCGTGAAGACGGCCTTGAACTGGGTGATGAGGATGTCGTTCATGCTGGCCGCCATGCCCCACATGGGGAAGCAGATCGACAGCAGGATGAACTGGAACAGCGGCGTGCGGTCGAGGTAGCCGTCCTTCAGCTGACGGGAGCGATCCTTGATGACGCCCCAGGACGTGTTGGGCACGCCCTCCTCGCCCACGGCGGTCTTCGCGGTGGTCATTCCAACTCCTTTGTTCGGACACCTCAGTGAAGGTGTCCGGTGCCGCACGGCGCAACGTCGAGACGGCACATATGTGCCGATGCGGGGGAGCGGGTGTCGGAGTCGTCAGTCGTCGTCGGTCATGAGACGCCGGGCCGTGGCGAGGTCCGTGACCAGGTGGTTCGCGTAGCGTCGGGCGAGCGCCGCCCGGATCGCGCCGAGCTGCTCGGCCCCGCCCGCGACGAGCACCGTGCGGCCGGTCCTGCGCAGCGCGGTGAGGGTGGGGCCCGAGGTGCGCTGGCTGAGCGTGGGGGCGACGATCCGCCCGTCGGGGTCGAGGAAACGGCCGCAGATCCGGCCGACGGAGCGCTCCCGGATCTGCGCGCGCTCCGCGTCCGTGAGGAGCCCGGGGCACGTCAGCGCGAGCGGGTCCGCGGGAGCGGCGCCGAACAGGAGGACGCCCGCCCCGTGGACGAGCGCCTCGTGCCCCCGGGCGTCCGCCTGCTCCTCGCGGGCGATCTGTGCGGCGAGCGACGCGTGGACGGTGGGCGCGGGCGCGCGATGGACGGGGACCGCGGTGCGGCCGGCGAAGGCCTCGAACGCGGGGTCGGGGCCGCCGGGCCGGTCCTGGCCGCCGAGGACGACGAGGGCGCCGGGCCGCACGCGCAGGCGACCGAGAGCCGACTCGAGGGTCGACCGCACGGCGCTCGACCACCACACGGCGAGCGTCGCACCCTCCATGGCGCCTGCGGCGTCGAGCATCTCGGCGGCGCCGTGGCCCAGTGCCTGGTCCAGATCGGAGGGGCCGCGGCCCGCGGGCACCACGAGGCGCACGTCGCTCAGGCCGAAGCGCTCGCGCAGGCCGTGGGTGAGGGCGCGGTCGGACTCCCGGGGGTCGAGCACGAGGGTGCGCACGAACCCCTTCGCGCGCGCTGTCGTCAGGAGCTTCGAGACCTGCGGACGGGAGACGTGCAGGGCCTCGGCGATCCGCTGCTGGGAGAGCCCGCGGCCGTGGGCGAGCTTGGCCGCGTCCAGGGCGAGGGCGTCGCGCGTGCTCAGCGGCAGCTGCTCCCGATCGACCTCCCCGACGGGCGGGGCTCCGCCGTCGGGCGCCCCGCCGTCGCCCGGTGCCCTGTCGGGCGCCTCGTGCATCGTGCTCAGCCGAAGTGCTGCGGCAGCGTCCCCTCGCGCAGGGAGCGCAGCTCGGCGAGGGGGAGGGCCTCGAGAGAGGCGATCGAGAGGTCCTCGCCGCCCGTGCTGCCGATGACCAGCGCCGGCACGCCGTGCTCGCCCGCGAGGTCGAGCAGCTCGCTCTCGCGCGCGGCGTCGACGGCCACGAGGGCCCGGGCCTGGGACTCGGAGACGAGGGCCGTGAACAGGTCGATCCCGTCGCGCGCGAGCACGTCCGCGAGATCGACCTGCGCGCCGACGCCGAACCGGGTGGTCGCCTCGACGAGCGCCTGGGCGAGGCCGCCCTCGGAGAGGTCGTGCGCGGCGGTCGCGAGGCCGCTCGTGCCGGCGGCGATCAGCACCTCCGCCAGTGCGCGCTCGGCCTCGAGGTCGACCTGCGGGGGCATGCCGCCCAGATGGCCGTGCGCGACCTGTGCCCACGCCGACCCCGAGAGCTCCTCACGGGTGGCGCCCAGCAGCACGACGGAGTGACCGGTCTCGTGCCAGCCCGAGGGGGTGCGCGCGGTGACGTCGTCCATCACGCCGAGCACGCCGACGACGGGCGTCGGGTGGATCGCGGAGTCGATGCGCCCCGCCTCTCCGGTCGAGTTGTACAGGGAGACGTTGCCCCCGGTCACGGGGACGCCGAGCGTCTCGCAGGCCTCGGCGAGCCCGTGGATCGCCTCGACCAGCTGCCACATGGGGCCCGGGTCCTCGGGGGAGCCGAAGTTCAGGCAGTCCGTCACCGCGAGCGGCCGTGCGCCCACGGTCGCGACGTTGCGGTAGGCCTCCGCGAGGGCGAGGCGCGCACCCGTGCGGGGGTCGAGCTTCGTGTAGCGGCCGTTCGCATCGGTCGCGATCGCGACCCCGCGGTGCGTGGTCTCGTCCACGCGCAGCACGCCCGCGTCGTCGGGCATGGCGAGCGCCGTCTGCCCGCCCACGTAGCGGTCGTACTGGTCGGTGACCCAGTGGGAGGAGGCGAGGTTCGGGGAGGCGACGAGCGCGCGCAGCGCGCCGCCGATCTCCTCGGCCGAGGCGGGGCGCGCCAGCTCCTCGGCGCGGTCGGCCTGCAGCGCGTCCTGCCAGTCGGGGCGGGCGAACGGGCGGTCGTAGGTCGGGCCGCCGTGCGCGACCGTCACGGGATCGACGTCGACGATGCGGCGACCGTGGTGGTCGATGGTGAGGCGGCCGTCGCCCGTGACCTCGCCGATCACCGCCGTCTCCACGTCCCACTTCGCGGTGATCGCGAGGAACGCCTCGAGGTTCTCGGGCGTCACCACCGCCATCATGCGCTCCTGCGACTCGCTCATGAGGATCTCACCGGCGTTCAGCGTGGGGTCGCGCAGCAGCACGTTCTCGAGGTCCACGTGCATGCCGGAGCCGCCGTTGGAGGCGAGCTCGCTGGTCGCGCACGAGATGCCCGCCGCACCGAGGTCCTGGATGCCCTCGACCACTCCGCCGTGGAACAGCTCGAGGCAGCACTCGATGAGGACCTTCTCCATGAAGGGGTCGCCCACCTGCACGCTCGGGCGCTTCACGGGTCCGCCCTCCTCGAAGGTCTCCGAGGCGAGGATCGAGGCGCCGCCGATGCCGTCCCCGCCCGTGCGGGCGCCGAACAGCACCACCTTGTTGCCGCTGCCGGTGGCGGACGCCAGGTGGATGTCCTCGTGGCGCAGCACGCCCACGGCGAGCGCGTTCACGAGCGGGTTCGTCTGGTAGGCGGCGTCGAACACCGTCTCCCCGCCGATGTTCGGCAGGCCCAGGGAGTTGCCGTAGCCGCCCACGCCGGAGACCACGCCGTGCACCACGCGCGCGGTGTCCGGGTGGTCGATCGCGCCGAAGCGCAGCTGGTCCATGACGGCGACGGGCCGCGCGCCCATGGCGATGATGTCCCGCACGATGCCGCCCACGCCCGTGGCCGCGCCCTGGTGGGGCTCGACGTAGGAGGGGTGGTTGTGGGACTCGACCTTGAAGGTCACCGCCCAGCCGTCGCCGATGTCGACGACGCCCGCGTTCTCGCCCATGCCCACCAGCAGGTGCTCCGTCATGGCGGGCGTGATGTGGTCGCCGAAGGTCTTGAGGTGGATCTTCGAGGACTTGTACGAGCAGTGCTCGGACCACATGACCGAGTACATGGCGAGCTCGGCGTTGGTGGGACGGCGGCCCAGGATCTCCCGGATGCGCGCGTACTCGTCGTCCTTCAGGCCGAGAGCCGCGAACGGCTGCTCCTGCGCGGGCGTCGCGATCGCGTCGTCGACGGTGTCGATGTCGGAGCGGGCGTCGGCCGCATCGAGCGGGTCGTGCGGGTCGTGGTGCTCGGAGAGGGGTGCTGGGGCGGTCATCGCTTCGTCTGCGTCCGTTCGTCGCGCACGGTGGGTGGAACCGGGCCAGTCTACGGGCGCGCCCGTGCGGCGGGCGCGCCCGCCCACCGCACGGGATCGGTCTCCTGCGCGGCCCGCCTCAGCGCCGGGCGCTCTTGGGCGCCTGCTTGTCCCGGGCCTTCTTCTCGGCCTTCTCCTTCGCGCGCAGCGCCTTCTCGCTCACCGGCGCATCGGCCGACGCGCGCTGCGCGCGGAAGAAGGCCGCCGCCTCGTCCTGGCGCTCCTGCTCCGCGCCCAGCGCGATGGGGGCGCGCACGTGGCCGGGTCGCACGTCGAAGGCGTCGACGAGGTCCAGCGCGTGCGGGCGCAGGCGCCACAGCAGACGCTTGATGTCCGCCGAGACCTGCCGGCCGCGCTGGGCGGAGAGCTGGCCGTTCAGCAGGTACCAGGCCAGATCGTCCTGCAGGAGGGAGAGGCCGAACAGGTCGCGCACGTCGGTGAGGACCTCTCGCGATCCCTCGTCCTCGACGGACTCGATGCCCGCGGTGAAGGCGCGCCAGCGCACGAGGTCCGCGTGGGCGCGCGCCGCGTCGAGCATCTCGACCTGGTGCTTGTTCACGAGTGCAGCGGCGTCGGCCGGCGCCATCCGCGCGCCCGCGCGCAGGGCGAGCGCGACCTCCTCGACCTTCACGCGTGCGCGCTCGGCCAGCAGGTGCTCCTGGACGTCCGCCTGCCGCAGCGTCTCGGAGGACCTCCGTGCGTTGCCCGCGTCCGAGGCGGTCTGCACGAGGCGCCCCCAGGGGGTGTGGCGGTGGGCGAGGACGTCGGCCCGCTGCGCGATGAAGCGGCCGATCCCGGCGCGGTCGATGCTGCGCAGCTCGCTCGTGTAATCGGCGAGCAGGCGCTTGGCGACCAGCTGCAGCAGCACCGTGTTGTCGCCCTCGAAGGTCGCGTACACGTCGAGGTCCTGGTGGAGCCCCACCAGCTGGTTCTCGGCCATGAAGCCCTGCCCGCCGCACGCCTCGCGGCACTCCTGGATGGTGTCCAGGGCGAGCCTCGTGGAGGTCGGCTTGAGGGCGGCCGCGAGGGTCTCCAGGTCCTCGCGCCCCTCGGGGGTGTCCCCGCGGCCCGAGAAGACGTCGTCGAAGGCCTGCAGCAGCTGCTCGTGGGCGAAGGCCCCCGCGTAGGTCGCGGCGAGCTTGGGGAGCAGCCGCGCGAGGTGGCTCTGGTAGTCCAGCAGCACCGTCTCCTGGGTGGGCGAGGCGGCCGTGAACTGCCGACGCTGGGAGGCGTAGGTCAGCGCGATCGTGAGCGCGAGCTGGCTCGCCCGGTTCGCCGAGCCGTCGAGGGAGACCCTGCCCTGGACGAGCGTGCCGAGCATCGTGAAGAAGCGCCGGCCGGGCGACTCGATGGGGGAGGAGTAGGTGCCGTCGGCCGCGACGTCCCCGTAGCGGTTCAGCAGGTTCGTGCGGGGCACGCGGACGTGGTCGAAGGCGAGGCGGCCGTTGTCGATGCCGTTGAGGCCGCCCTTCTCGCCGTCGTCCTCGCTGCGCACGCCGGGGAGCATCTCGCCCTTCTCGTCGCGCACGGGCACGTAGAAGCAGTGCACCCCGTGGTCGACGCCGCGGGTGATCAGGCGCGCGAACACGGTCGCGGCCCGCGCGTTGACCGCCGCGTTGCCGAGGTAGTCCTTGGTGGCGGCGCGGAAGGGCGTGTGGATCACCCATTCCCCGTCGTCCCCGCCCTCGGGGTCGAAGGTCGCGGTGGTCCCCAGCGACTGCACGTCCGAGCCGTGGCCGATCTCCGTCATCGCGAACGCGCCGGGGATCTCCAGGCTCATGGCGTCGGGCACCCAGCGTCGCTGCTGGTCCTCGTCGCCGAGCTGGACGATCGCCGAGGTGAACAGGCCCCACTGCACGCCGGCCTTGATCTGCAGGGACGGGTCGGCGACGACGAGCTCCTCGAAGCCCGCGACGTTCGCCCCGTTGTCGTTGGGGCCGCCCAGGTGCTCGGGGAGCATGGGCAGCGAGACCTGCTCCTCGGCGAGGGTCCGCAGCTGCCCGAACACGCGGTCACGGTGCTCGGCGACGCTCGCATCCAGCGGCCGGTGCATCTCCGGGCGCGCCGCCCGCTCGCGGGCCTCGAGGCGCGTCTCCGCCCACTTCCCGAGCAGGGCCCGGGTCACGGCGTCGACGTCGAGGCGCGGGTCGCCCTCGCGGGGGACCGGGATCGGCCCCGTCGGCGTGGTGGACCGCGTCGCCGCGCGGCCCGGCGTCGGGCCGGCGGTCGAGCCCGGGGCCTGGTCCTGGGTGGGGTCCGTGGGGTTCTGAGCGTGGTTCTGGGTCGAGGTGGTCATCGCATGCCCTTCATCAGCCATGTCACGAGGTGGTCGGAGAGGTCGTCGGCGCTGGGACGGGAGTCGTCCTCGCCGCGCATCCAGCGGTCCACGGCGCGCTCGACGAAGCCGACGGCGCCGGCCGCCCAGATGCCGGGAGCGGGGTGGCCCGCGGGGAGCGCGGCGGCGGCGAGGCGCGTCGCGGAGTCCAGGAAATGGTTCAGCCCGTCGCTGGGCCGGGTGACGAACGCGTAGACGTGCGGGGATCGCTGCGCGGTGTCGACGTAGGTGGAGATCATCGCCCGCAGATGGGCCTCGGGGGAGACGCCCCGCCCGCCCGCGCTCGCCGCGGTGCTCGCGAGCTCCCGCACCTCCTCGGTGAGGCGCTTCTGCATCGCGCTGAGGATGTGCAGGCCCAGCGCCCGCTGCAGATGGGCCTTGTCGGAGAAGTAGCGGTAGATGATGGACTTCGAGGTCCCCGAGGCCGACGCGATCTCCTCCATGGTCACGTCGGGCCCGCGCTCGTGGATGAGGTGGCGGGCGACGTCGAGCAGGTCGGCGCGGCGCTGCTCGCGATGGCGCGCCCAGCGGGCCGTGCGCCCGTCGCTCTCCGCCGGGGCCGACGGGGAGTCGACCGACGGAGAGCCGGCCGACGGGGAGTCCGCGGCGGCCGGGGCCGTCGGGATCGTCGTGGCGGCGTCGGCCGCGTGCATCCTTGCGTTCACGAAACCAAAGGTATCAAGTACCGGCGGTTGCATGTAAAGTCTTCGTCGAGGCGCAGCGGGGCGGACCCTCGTCCGCCCGCGACAGCGCCGCTCCCGACTCGCAGACCCGAAGAGGTGTCCCGTGACCGACGCTCCCGCGTCCCCGACCGACTCCACCCGCACCGACCCCGGCACCGCCGGGTCCCCGCGCGACGCCGTGGTCCTCGGCGGCAACCGCCTGCCCTTCGCCCGCTCCGGCGGCGCCTACGCGGGCGTCTCCGAGCAGGACATGCTCACCGCCGCGCTCGACGGGCTCGTCGCCCGCTTCGGCCTCCAGGGCGCGCAGCTCGGCGAGGTCGCCGGCGGCGCCGTGCTCAAGCTCGCCGGGGACCTCAACCTCACGCGCGAGTGCGTGCTGGGCACGCCGCTCGACGCGCGCACCCCCGCCGTCGACATGTCGAAGGCGTGCGCGACGGGCCTGGAGACGGTGATGCACGTGAGCAACCGGATCCGGCTCGGACAGATCGACGTGGGCGTGGCCTGCGGCGTCGACTCCGCGTCCGACGCGCCCATCGAGGTCTCGGTGCGCCTGCGCCGCCTGCTGCACCGCCTCAGCCGCGCCCGCACGCCCATGCAGCGCGCGAAGACCCTGGCGGCGCTGCGCCCCGGCGATCTCGCGCCGCTGCCTCCGCGCAACGCCGAGCCGCGCACCGGCATGTCGATGGGCGAGCACCAGGCCATCACCACCTCGCAGTGGGGCATCACCCGCGAGGCGCAGGACGAGCTCGCGCTCGCCAGCCATCGGAACCTCGCCGCCGCGTACCAGGCGGGGCTGCTCGACGACCTGGTCACGGGCTACCGCGGACTGGGACGCGACGAGAACCTGCGCCCCGACTCCTCGATGGAGAAGCTCGCGAAGCTGAAGCCCGTCTTCGGCACCTCGAACCCCGCCGTGGCCGAGCCGACGATGACCGCCGGCAACTCCACGCCCCTGTCCGACGGCGCCTCGAGCGTGCTGGTCTCCAGCCGCGAATGGGCGGCCGAGCACGGGCACACGCCGCTGGCGCGGATCGTCGACACGCGCGCCGCCGCCGTCGACTACGTGCACGGCGACGAGGGCCTGCTCATGGCCCCCGCCTATGCCGTCCCCGCCCTGCTCGACGCGCACGGTCTGGGCCTCGACGACCTCGACCTGATCGAGATCCACGAGGCCTTCGCCTCGACGGTCCTGACCACCCTCGCCGCCTGGGAGTCCGAGGAGTTCGGGCGCGAGCGCCTCGGCCGCGACGGCGCCTACGGCACCGTGGACCGCAGCCGGCTGAACATCGCCGGATCCTCCCTCGCCGCCGGCCACCCCTTCGCCGCGACCGGCGGCCGCATCATCGCGACCCTCGCGAAGCTCCTGCACGCCCGCGCCCGCGAGAAGGGCGCCGTCCAGCGGGGCCTCGTCTCCGTGTGCGCCGCCGGCGGGCAGGGGACCGTGGTCCTGCTCGAGTCCGACGGCGAGTGACCCGCCCCGCACAGAGAGGAGAGCGTCGATGACCGACGCCTACACCCGATTCACCCGCTCCCCCCTGGGGCGACCGCTCGTCAAGCGGACGGGCCTGCCGAACCCGCCGCGCCTCCCGCGCCACGCCGATCGACCGCAGCCGGTCCTCGGTCCCGTCGTCGTCCTCGGCGCCTCGCCCGGGGCCGACGAGGTCGCGGCTCTGCTCCTGGACTGGGGCGCCGACGTGCGTCGACGCTTCGAGGAGACCTCGACCGTCGGCTCCGTGGTCGTGGTGCTCGACGACCTGGCGAAGCCCGCCGACCTCGGCACGACCGTGCTGCCCCTGGCGGGCGCCATGCGCTCTCTGCTGCCCGGCTCGCGGGTGGTGACGATCTCGCGCCCGCCGACGGGCGAGGACCTCGCCCGGGATGCCGTGCGCGGCGGCGTCGAGGGGTTCGTGCGCACGCTCGGCCACGAGATGCGCAAGGGCGGCACCGCGAACGGCATCCAGGTCGCCGACGGGGTGCCGCTGACGGCCCCCGGAGTGGTGAGCACCCTGCGCTTCCTGCTCTCGGCCCGCAGCGCCTTCGTCGACGGGCAGATCGTCGGCGTCGCGCGCCAGGACGGCGCCCTCCCGGAGGACTGGGAACGACCCCTCGCGGGACGCACCGCGCTGGTCACCGGGGCCGCGCGCGGCATCGGCGCGGCCATCTCCCGCACCCTCGCCGGACTCGGCGCCGAGCTCGTGCTCCTGGACGTGCCCGCCTCCGGCAGCGAGCTGAGCGGTGTCGCGAACGAGCTGCGCGCGACCCCGCTGCAGCTCGACGTGACCTCGGCGCAGGCCGGCGACCGCGTCATCGCCTTCCTGCGCGAGCGCGGCATCGTGCTCGACGTGCTCGTGCTCAACGCGGGCATCACCCGCGACAAGATGTTCGCGAACATGACGGCGGACCGCTGGGACGCCGTGATCGCCGTCAACATCTCGAGCCAGATCGCCCTCGCCGAGGCGCTGCTGTCCAGCGACGAGCCCGTCGTCGGGTCCGATCTCCGGGTCGTCTCGCTGGCCTCGACGAGCGGCATCGCGGGCAATCGCGGACAGGCGAACTACGCGACCTCGAAGGCCGGCGTGATGGCCTTCGTCGACGCCCTCGCGCGCCGGCTCGGCGAGCGCGGGACCGCGAACGCCGTCGCGCCGGGCTTCATCGAGACCGACATGACCGCGAAGATCCCGCCGCTGCAGCGCGAGATCGCCCGGCGTGCGAACTCGCTGCAGCAGGGCGGCCTCCCGCTCGACGTGGCCGAGACCATCGGCTTCCTCGCCTCGCCCGGCGCGGGCGGCGTGCGCGGGCAGACCGTGCGCGTGTGCGGCCAGAACCTGGTGGGCCGATGAGCAGGGAGAACACCGAGAGCGCGGGGAGCGTCGAGCGCACGGGGAGCACCGGGAGCACCGCGCGGAAGGGAAAGGACGCCCTGCAGCAGGGGGAGAGGATCCGGGACCTCGCCGACGTCCCCTCGTTCCCCGCCGTCTACG from Brachybacterium kimchii carries:
- a CDS encoding 3-oxoacyl-ACP reductase, with amino-acid sequence MTDAYTRFTRSPLGRPLVKRTGLPNPPRLPRHADRPQPVLGPVVVLGASPGADEVAALLLDWGADVRRRFEETSTVGSVVVVLDDLAKPADLGTTVLPLAGAMRSLLPGSRVVTISRPPTGEDLARDAVRGGVEGFVRTLGHEMRKGGTANGIQVADGVPLTAPGVVSTLRFLLSARSAFVDGQIVGVARQDGALPEDWERPLAGRTALVTGAARGIGAAISRTLAGLGAELVLLDVPASGSELSGVANELRATPLQLDVTSAQAGDRVIAFLRERGIVLDVLVLNAGITRDKMFANMTADRWDAVIAVNISSQIALAEALLSSDEPVVGSDLRVVSLASTSGIAGNRGQANYATSKAGVMAFVDALARRLGERGTANAVAPGFIETDMTAKIPPLQREIARRANSLQQGGLPLDVAETIGFLASPGAGGVRGQTVRVCGQNLVGR